The following proteins come from a genomic window of Crassostrea angulata isolate pt1a10 chromosome 1, ASM2561291v2, whole genome shotgun sequence:
- the LOC128175095 gene encoding PHD finger protein 20-like protein 1 isoform X2 yields MASKNKTDPVASNTSTDSESTNTSYEDRAPHSTDSGGNEITADRSSELPYTSDCPGSSRLDADDISTCSSASSSTLAPIVSKRFPVRPGISWRKGERLEAMDFSSKWYSAKIVEIDEEERMVMIHFDGWNQRYDEWIEMDSEKLRPKTRHSTRKGRPKQSGYKVGDHVYAKWTDCKMYPGKVTAVNTDGSFDILFYDGFKKTVQGINIKMMPKEAQQQVSNLHNSKIEIVHVLPKDERKRSMDDDIAALPNKRRSSSIYSRRERDSIDKASKVAESAGKVTERARSTSSDEGKRRRASNDRRRSKGSAKKLIVAGSLFKKRDRSTSSERSKAGSQSSKEPTSDSLTGSVEEQSTAKTGGLIEQPPSEIITQTETPSEEIAQVQAKEPVSDKKDPEAPSPTLASTTSVKTPDLTPSPGGASVPSGSVPVCMSAPGTPMTTPLSSMPPSPASTLSAVSSSPSTPKQSPGLKSDAPSSGPTLEPITPILPPKGKKEKKSRKQSFSPVGLSDAGENSARKRSKSTEKGAKSEQPQSSRKRSKSINEKVNYILVPETALPPKAFVIEPEHNHYKCTYENCNKAFRKESLLESHIKFYHSVEGKHPQNPPRKRRKTSSICSTDSDISVTTRQRYPSTSSLGRPATTVEGTTEVAITDLIEQEEQGLTDAAAYKLSDKSHTFGQEVTIAEESMEMEFEDTLSKDEVVNCICRFNEENGLMIQCDVCLCWQHAACFEITEDTLPKKYICFVCENPPGIRDSRRFMHDQDWLKLGHMAHFGFLPNQEEDEGCCRTVQATHGLVGDVHNVSAVLHGLKQQLQTARRKDQKDPMLQMWLQDLDNVNFDPIEHEDESEGEEMAIDRSNSVENSKQQDNSDSEKKPEIETETEENKTEIDVGDSTDNNTITKSEEEQGTSTKIVKEGEPEKQEAEVGNVKEITDNSEKSTDVPNQENKSDQEHSDESVKNSEQLTVSRDNNLPSEQTEQNTSNTVTPKEGPENDGVNRATSSGDSGGRARCPEDDGDHTVNNQTGKPGDQKDSMETEGLIGPDIDLPLEAALSSEVRVEDMSDLLDSVEVVKEDPFKHCERNLLEHILRVQTEIEQRLDHIEEQVSALESADTNFSPSGSSDRDLLSDVPNLKKTLYLLQHDLVRVQRMAAYHR; encoded by the exons atggcgTCAAAG AATAAAACAGATCCAGTGGCCAGCAACACTTCTACAGATTCAGAATCTACCAATACCTCATACGAGGATCGTGCACCCCACAGCACTGACTCTGGAGGGAATGAAATCACTGCAG ACAGAAGCTCTGAGTTACCTTATACTTCTGATTGCCCGGGCTCGAGTCGACTTGATGCTGATGACATCAGTACTTGCTCGAGTGCTTCCTCCTCTACACTGGCGCCTATTGTCAGCAAGAGATTTCCTGTGCGTCCTGGGATTAGCTGGAGGAAAGGCGAGCGTCTTGAGGCCATGGATTTCAGCTCAAAATG GTACTCCGCTAAGATTGTAGAGATTGACGAGGAGGAGAGAATGGTGATGATTCACTTTGATGGCTGGAACCAGCGCTACGACGAGTGGATAGAGATGGACTCGGAGAAACTCAGGCCAAAAACTCGGCACTCAACTCGGAAGGGGAGACCCAAGCAATCA GGTTATAAGGTGGGTGACCATGTGTATGCCAAATGGACAGACTGCAAGATGTACCCCGGCAAAGTAACAGCTGTTAACACAGATG GTTCCTTTGATATCCTTTTTTACGATGGCTTCAAGAAGACAGTACAGGGAATCAATATTAAGATGATGCCCAAAGAGGCACAGCAGCAGGTATCGAATTTACACAATAGT AAAATAGAGATTGTACATGTTCTACCCAAGGACGAAAGGAAGAGATCGATGGATGACGATATAG ctGCCTTACCTAATAAGAGAAGGAGTTCCTCTATCTACTCAAGGAGGGAGAGAGACAGCATAg ACAAAGCATCAAAAGTTGCTGAGTCTGCTGGCAAAGTAACAGAGAGAGCAAGAAGTACCTCCAGTGATGAGGGGAAAAGACGGAGAGCCAGTAATGACCGCCGGCGTTCCAAGGGCAGTGCAAAGAAACTGATTGTGGCAGGGTCTCTATTCAAAAAACGGGATCGGTCGACTTCATCAGAGAGATCCAAGGCTGGCAGTCAGTCCAGTAAGGAACCGACGTCTGATAGCCTCACAGGAAGTGTAGAGGAGCAGTCCACTGCTAAAACAGGGGGATTAATAGAACAGCCTCCATCAGAAATTATCACACAGACAGAGACACCATCAGAAGAGATAGCTCAAGTACAG GCAAAAGAGCCTGTCTCTGACAAAAAGGACCCTGAAGCTCCGTCACCAACTCTTGCTTCAACCACCTCTGTAAAGACCCCTGACCTGACCCCCAGCCCTGGGGGAGCTTCTGTACCCAGTGGGTCTGTTCCTGTGTGTATGTCTGCCCCAGGGACACCTATGACGACCCCCCTGTCCTCAATGCCCCCTTCCCCTGCCAGCACTCTCTCAG CAGTTTCATCCTCTCCCTCTACTCCAAAGCAGTCCCCAGGTCTGAAATCTGATGCCCCTTCCTCTGGCCCTACTCTGGAACCTATCACCCCCATACTGCCACCCAAAGGCAAAA AAGAAAAGAAGAGCCGTAAGCAGTCTTTTTCCCCTGTTGGTCTCTCGGATGCAGGAGAAAATTCGGCAAGGAAGAGGAGTAAGTCCACAGAGAAGGGAGCTAAATCTGAACAGCCTCAGTCGTCTAGGAAACGGAGCAAGTCCATCAATGAGAAAG TGAACTACATCCTGGTCCCTGAGACTGCCCTACCACCCAAGGCCTTCGTCATTGAGCCGGAACACAACCACTACAAGTGTACGTATGAGAACTGTAACAAGGCCTTCCGTAAGGAGAGCCTGCTGGAATCCCACATCAAGTTCTACCACTCGGTGGAGGGCAAACATCCTCAAAACCCGCCTCGAAAACGACGCAAGACCTCCAGCATCT GTTCTACAGACTCTGACATCTCTGTCACCACCAGACAGCGGTACCCCTCCACCAGCTCCCTGGGTCGGCCGGCAACCACTGTAGAGGGCACCACTGAGGTTGCCATCACTGACCTGATAGAGCAGGAGGAACAGGGCCTGACCGATG ctGCTGCCTATAAATTGAGTGACAAGTCTCACACCTTTGGTCAGGAGGTCACGATTGCCGAGGAATCGATGGAGATGGAGTTTGAGGACACGCTCAGTAAGGACGAGGTCGTCAACTGTATCTGTCGATTTAATGAAGAAAATGGACTTATGATCCAG TGTGATGTCTGTCTGTGCTGGCAACATGCAGCCTGCTTTGAAATCACAGAGGACACGTTGCCCAAAAAGTACATCTGCTTTGTCTGTGAAAATCCCCCAG GTATCCGAGACAGCCGCCGGTTCATGCATGACCAGGATTGGCTGAAACTGGGTCACATGGCCCATTTTGGGTTTTTACCCAATCAGGAGGAGGACGAGGGTTGCTGCCGGACGGTCCAGGCCACACACGGTCTAGTCGGGGATGTCCACAATGTGTCAGCAGTGCTCCACGGCCTCAAACAACAGCTACAGACTGCCAG GCGGAAGGACCAGAAAGACCCAATGCTTCAGATGTGGCTACAGGACTTGGATAATGTGAACTTTGACCCCATAGAGCATGAGGATGAGAGTGAAGGTGAAGAGATGGCCATTGATAGGTCCAATTCTGTTGAAAATTCCAAACAACAGGATAATTCTGACTCGGAGAAAAAACCTGAGATCGAAACAGAAactgaagaaaacaaaactgagATTGATGTGGGTGATAGTACAGATAACAACACTATAACAAAGTCAGAGGAGGAGCAGGGAACCAGCACAAAGATTGTGAAGGAAGGCGAACCAGAAAAGCAAGAGGCTGAAGTGGGGAATGTGAAAGAAATTACTGACAACTCTGAAAAATCGACTGATGTTCCAAATCAAGAAAATAAATCTGATCAAGAGCACTCAGATGAAAGTGTTAAGAATTCCGAACAGCTGACTGTTTCAAGAGATAATAATTTACCTAGTGAACAAACAGAACAAAATACTTCAAACACTGTGACCCCAAAGGAAGGTCCTGAGAATGATGGAGTGAACCGTGCTACGTCCAGTGGTGACAGTGGAGGACGGGCCAGATGTCCTGAGGATGATGGAGACCACACAGTGAACAATCAAACAGGAAAACCAGGTGACCAGAAAGACTCCATGGAAACAGAGGGACTGATTGGGCCAGACATAGATCTACCCCTGGAGGCAGCTCTGAGTTCAGAGGTCAGAGTGGAGGACATGTCTGACCTTCTGGACAGTGTAGAAGTCGTTAAGGAGGATCCATTCAAACACTGCGAGAGAAACTTACTGGAGCACATTCTACGCGTCCAAACAGAGATAGAGCAGCGACTGGACCACATCGAGGAGCAGGTCTCGG ctCTGGAGTCTGCCGATACCAACTTCTCCCCCTCGGGATCATCCGATCGGGATCTGTTGTCCGATGTCCCTAACCTGAAGAAGACGTTATATCTACTGCAGCACGACTTGGTCAGGGTCCAGAGAATGGCCGCCTACCACAGATAG
- the LOC128175095 gene encoding PHD finger protein 20-like protein 1 isoform X1 has protein sequence MASKNKTDPVASNTSTDSESTNTSYEDRAPHSTDSGGNEITADRSSELPYTSDCPGSSRLDADDISTCSSASSSTLAPIVSKRFPVRPGISWRKGERLEAMDFSSKWYSAKIVEIDEEERMVMIHFDGWNQRYDEWIEMDSEKLRPKTRHSTRKGRPKQSGYKVGDHVYAKWTDCKMYPGKVTAVNTDGSFDILFYDGFKKTVQGINIKMMPKEAQQQVSNLHNSKIEIVHVLPKDERKRSMDDDIGEETALPNKRRSSSIYSRRERDSIDKASKVAESAGKVTERARSTSSDEGKRRRASNDRRRSKGSAKKLIVAGSLFKKRDRSTSSERSKAGSQSSKEPTSDSLTGSVEEQSTAKTGGLIEQPPSEIITQTETPSEEIAQVQAKEPVSDKKDPEAPSPTLASTTSVKTPDLTPSPGGASVPSGSVPVCMSAPGTPMTTPLSSMPPSPASTLSAVSSSPSTPKQSPGLKSDAPSSGPTLEPITPILPPKGKKEKKSRKQSFSPVGLSDAGENSARKRSKSTEKGAKSEQPQSSRKRSKSINEKVNYILVPETALPPKAFVIEPEHNHYKCTYENCNKAFRKESLLESHIKFYHSVEGKHPQNPPRKRRKTSSICSTDSDISVTTRQRYPSTSSLGRPATTVEGTTEVAITDLIEQEEQGLTDAAAYKLSDKSHTFGQEVTIAEESMEMEFEDTLSKDEVVNCICRFNEENGLMIQCDVCLCWQHAACFEITEDTLPKKYICFVCENPPGIRDSRRFMHDQDWLKLGHMAHFGFLPNQEEDEGCCRTVQATHGLVGDVHNVSAVLHGLKQQLQTARRKDQKDPMLQMWLQDLDNVNFDPIEHEDESEGEEMAIDRSNSVENSKQQDNSDSEKKPEIETETEENKTEIDVGDSTDNNTITKSEEEQGTSTKIVKEGEPEKQEAEVGNVKEITDNSEKSTDVPNQENKSDQEHSDESVKNSEQLTVSRDNNLPSEQTEQNTSNTVTPKEGPENDGVNRATSSGDSGGRARCPEDDGDHTVNNQTGKPGDQKDSMETEGLIGPDIDLPLEAALSSEVRVEDMSDLLDSVEVVKEDPFKHCERNLLEHILRVQTEIEQRLDHIEEQVSALESADTNFSPSGSSDRDLLSDVPNLKKTLYLLQHDLVRVQRMAAYHR, from the exons atggcgTCAAAG AATAAAACAGATCCAGTGGCCAGCAACACTTCTACAGATTCAGAATCTACCAATACCTCATACGAGGATCGTGCACCCCACAGCACTGACTCTGGAGGGAATGAAATCACTGCAG ACAGAAGCTCTGAGTTACCTTATACTTCTGATTGCCCGGGCTCGAGTCGACTTGATGCTGATGACATCAGTACTTGCTCGAGTGCTTCCTCCTCTACACTGGCGCCTATTGTCAGCAAGAGATTTCCTGTGCGTCCTGGGATTAGCTGGAGGAAAGGCGAGCGTCTTGAGGCCATGGATTTCAGCTCAAAATG GTACTCCGCTAAGATTGTAGAGATTGACGAGGAGGAGAGAATGGTGATGATTCACTTTGATGGCTGGAACCAGCGCTACGACGAGTGGATAGAGATGGACTCGGAGAAACTCAGGCCAAAAACTCGGCACTCAACTCGGAAGGGGAGACCCAAGCAATCA GGTTATAAGGTGGGTGACCATGTGTATGCCAAATGGACAGACTGCAAGATGTACCCCGGCAAAGTAACAGCTGTTAACACAGATG GTTCCTTTGATATCCTTTTTTACGATGGCTTCAAGAAGACAGTACAGGGAATCAATATTAAGATGATGCCCAAAGAGGCACAGCAGCAGGTATCGAATTTACACAATAGT AAAATAGAGATTGTACATGTTCTACCCAAGGACGAAAGGAAGAGATCGATGGATGACGATATAGGTGAGGAAA ctGCCTTACCTAATAAGAGAAGGAGTTCCTCTATCTACTCAAGGAGGGAGAGAGACAGCATAg ACAAAGCATCAAAAGTTGCTGAGTCTGCTGGCAAAGTAACAGAGAGAGCAAGAAGTACCTCCAGTGATGAGGGGAAAAGACGGAGAGCCAGTAATGACCGCCGGCGTTCCAAGGGCAGTGCAAAGAAACTGATTGTGGCAGGGTCTCTATTCAAAAAACGGGATCGGTCGACTTCATCAGAGAGATCCAAGGCTGGCAGTCAGTCCAGTAAGGAACCGACGTCTGATAGCCTCACAGGAAGTGTAGAGGAGCAGTCCACTGCTAAAACAGGGGGATTAATAGAACAGCCTCCATCAGAAATTATCACACAGACAGAGACACCATCAGAAGAGATAGCTCAAGTACAG GCAAAAGAGCCTGTCTCTGACAAAAAGGACCCTGAAGCTCCGTCACCAACTCTTGCTTCAACCACCTCTGTAAAGACCCCTGACCTGACCCCCAGCCCTGGGGGAGCTTCTGTACCCAGTGGGTCTGTTCCTGTGTGTATGTCTGCCCCAGGGACACCTATGACGACCCCCCTGTCCTCAATGCCCCCTTCCCCTGCCAGCACTCTCTCAG CAGTTTCATCCTCTCCCTCTACTCCAAAGCAGTCCCCAGGTCTGAAATCTGATGCCCCTTCCTCTGGCCCTACTCTGGAACCTATCACCCCCATACTGCCACCCAAAGGCAAAA AAGAAAAGAAGAGCCGTAAGCAGTCTTTTTCCCCTGTTGGTCTCTCGGATGCAGGAGAAAATTCGGCAAGGAAGAGGAGTAAGTCCACAGAGAAGGGAGCTAAATCTGAACAGCCTCAGTCGTCTAGGAAACGGAGCAAGTCCATCAATGAGAAAG TGAACTACATCCTGGTCCCTGAGACTGCCCTACCACCCAAGGCCTTCGTCATTGAGCCGGAACACAACCACTACAAGTGTACGTATGAGAACTGTAACAAGGCCTTCCGTAAGGAGAGCCTGCTGGAATCCCACATCAAGTTCTACCACTCGGTGGAGGGCAAACATCCTCAAAACCCGCCTCGAAAACGACGCAAGACCTCCAGCATCT GTTCTACAGACTCTGACATCTCTGTCACCACCAGACAGCGGTACCCCTCCACCAGCTCCCTGGGTCGGCCGGCAACCACTGTAGAGGGCACCACTGAGGTTGCCATCACTGACCTGATAGAGCAGGAGGAACAGGGCCTGACCGATG ctGCTGCCTATAAATTGAGTGACAAGTCTCACACCTTTGGTCAGGAGGTCACGATTGCCGAGGAATCGATGGAGATGGAGTTTGAGGACACGCTCAGTAAGGACGAGGTCGTCAACTGTATCTGTCGATTTAATGAAGAAAATGGACTTATGATCCAG TGTGATGTCTGTCTGTGCTGGCAACATGCAGCCTGCTTTGAAATCACAGAGGACACGTTGCCCAAAAAGTACATCTGCTTTGTCTGTGAAAATCCCCCAG GTATCCGAGACAGCCGCCGGTTCATGCATGACCAGGATTGGCTGAAACTGGGTCACATGGCCCATTTTGGGTTTTTACCCAATCAGGAGGAGGACGAGGGTTGCTGCCGGACGGTCCAGGCCACACACGGTCTAGTCGGGGATGTCCACAATGTGTCAGCAGTGCTCCACGGCCTCAAACAACAGCTACAGACTGCCAG GCGGAAGGACCAGAAAGACCCAATGCTTCAGATGTGGCTACAGGACTTGGATAATGTGAACTTTGACCCCATAGAGCATGAGGATGAGAGTGAAGGTGAAGAGATGGCCATTGATAGGTCCAATTCTGTTGAAAATTCCAAACAACAGGATAATTCTGACTCGGAGAAAAAACCTGAGATCGAAACAGAAactgaagaaaacaaaactgagATTGATGTGGGTGATAGTACAGATAACAACACTATAACAAAGTCAGAGGAGGAGCAGGGAACCAGCACAAAGATTGTGAAGGAAGGCGAACCAGAAAAGCAAGAGGCTGAAGTGGGGAATGTGAAAGAAATTACTGACAACTCTGAAAAATCGACTGATGTTCCAAATCAAGAAAATAAATCTGATCAAGAGCACTCAGATGAAAGTGTTAAGAATTCCGAACAGCTGACTGTTTCAAGAGATAATAATTTACCTAGTGAACAAACAGAACAAAATACTTCAAACACTGTGACCCCAAAGGAAGGTCCTGAGAATGATGGAGTGAACCGTGCTACGTCCAGTGGTGACAGTGGAGGACGGGCCAGATGTCCTGAGGATGATGGAGACCACACAGTGAACAATCAAACAGGAAAACCAGGTGACCAGAAAGACTCCATGGAAACAGAGGGACTGATTGGGCCAGACATAGATCTACCCCTGGAGGCAGCTCTGAGTTCAGAGGTCAGAGTGGAGGACATGTCTGACCTTCTGGACAGTGTAGAAGTCGTTAAGGAGGATCCATTCAAACACTGCGAGAGAAACTTACTGGAGCACATTCTACGCGTCCAAACAGAGATAGAGCAGCGACTGGACCACATCGAGGAGCAGGTCTCGG ctCTGGAGTCTGCCGATACCAACTTCTCCCCCTCGGGATCATCCGATCGGGATCTGTTGTCCGATGTCCCTAACCTGAAGAAGACGTTATATCTACTGCAGCACGACTTGGTCAGGGTCCAGAGAATGGCCGCCTACCACAGATAG
- the LOC128175095 gene encoding PHD finger protein 20-like protein 1 isoform X3, protein MASKNKTDPVASNTSTDSESTNTSYEDRAPHSTDSGGNEITADRSSELPYTSDCPGSSRLDADDISTCSSASSSTLAPIVSKRFPVRPGISWRKGERLEAMDFSSKWYSAKIVEIDEEERMVMIHFDGWNQRYDEWIEMDSEKLRPKTRHSTRKGRPKQSGYKVGDHVYAKWTDCKMYPGKVTAVNTDGSFDILFYDGFKKTVQGINIKMMPKEAQQQKIEIVHVLPKDERKRSMDDDIGEETALPNKRRSSSIYSRRERDSIDKASKVAESAGKVTERARSTSSDEGKRRRASNDRRRSKGSAKKLIVAGSLFKKRDRSTSSERSKAGSQSSKEPTSDSLTGSVEEQSTAKTGGLIEQPPSEIITQTETPSEEIAQVQAKEPVSDKKDPEAPSPTLASTTSVKTPDLTPSPGGASVPSGSVPVCMSAPGTPMTTPLSSMPPSPASTLSAVSSSPSTPKQSPGLKSDAPSSGPTLEPITPILPPKGKKEKKSRKQSFSPVGLSDAGENSARKRSKSTEKGAKSEQPQSSRKRSKSINEKVNYILVPETALPPKAFVIEPEHNHYKCTYENCNKAFRKESLLESHIKFYHSVEGKHPQNPPRKRRKTSSICSTDSDISVTTRQRYPSTSSLGRPATTVEGTTEVAITDLIEQEEQGLTDAAAYKLSDKSHTFGQEVTIAEESMEMEFEDTLSKDEVVNCICRFNEENGLMIQCDVCLCWQHAACFEITEDTLPKKYICFVCENPPGIRDSRRFMHDQDWLKLGHMAHFGFLPNQEEDEGCCRTVQATHGLVGDVHNVSAVLHGLKQQLQTARRKDQKDPMLQMWLQDLDNVNFDPIEHEDESEGEEMAIDRSNSVENSKQQDNSDSEKKPEIETETEENKTEIDVGDSTDNNTITKSEEEQGTSTKIVKEGEPEKQEAEVGNVKEITDNSEKSTDVPNQENKSDQEHSDESVKNSEQLTVSRDNNLPSEQTEQNTSNTVTPKEGPENDGVNRATSSGDSGGRARCPEDDGDHTVNNQTGKPGDQKDSMETEGLIGPDIDLPLEAALSSEVRVEDMSDLLDSVEVVKEDPFKHCERNLLEHILRVQTEIEQRLDHIEEQVSALESADTNFSPSGSSDRDLLSDVPNLKKTLYLLQHDLVRVQRMAAYHR, encoded by the exons atggcgTCAAAG AATAAAACAGATCCAGTGGCCAGCAACACTTCTACAGATTCAGAATCTACCAATACCTCATACGAGGATCGTGCACCCCACAGCACTGACTCTGGAGGGAATGAAATCACTGCAG ACAGAAGCTCTGAGTTACCTTATACTTCTGATTGCCCGGGCTCGAGTCGACTTGATGCTGATGACATCAGTACTTGCTCGAGTGCTTCCTCCTCTACACTGGCGCCTATTGTCAGCAAGAGATTTCCTGTGCGTCCTGGGATTAGCTGGAGGAAAGGCGAGCGTCTTGAGGCCATGGATTTCAGCTCAAAATG GTACTCCGCTAAGATTGTAGAGATTGACGAGGAGGAGAGAATGGTGATGATTCACTTTGATGGCTGGAACCAGCGCTACGACGAGTGGATAGAGATGGACTCGGAGAAACTCAGGCCAAAAACTCGGCACTCAACTCGGAAGGGGAGACCCAAGCAATCA GGTTATAAGGTGGGTGACCATGTGTATGCCAAATGGACAGACTGCAAGATGTACCCCGGCAAAGTAACAGCTGTTAACACAGATG GTTCCTTTGATATCCTTTTTTACGATGGCTTCAAGAAGACAGTACAGGGAATCAATATTAAGATGATGCCCAAAGAGGCACAGCAGCAG AAAATAGAGATTGTACATGTTCTACCCAAGGACGAAAGGAAGAGATCGATGGATGACGATATAGGTGAGGAAA ctGCCTTACCTAATAAGAGAAGGAGTTCCTCTATCTACTCAAGGAGGGAGAGAGACAGCATAg ACAAAGCATCAAAAGTTGCTGAGTCTGCTGGCAAAGTAACAGAGAGAGCAAGAAGTACCTCCAGTGATGAGGGGAAAAGACGGAGAGCCAGTAATGACCGCCGGCGTTCCAAGGGCAGTGCAAAGAAACTGATTGTGGCAGGGTCTCTATTCAAAAAACGGGATCGGTCGACTTCATCAGAGAGATCCAAGGCTGGCAGTCAGTCCAGTAAGGAACCGACGTCTGATAGCCTCACAGGAAGTGTAGAGGAGCAGTCCACTGCTAAAACAGGGGGATTAATAGAACAGCCTCCATCAGAAATTATCACACAGACAGAGACACCATCAGAAGAGATAGCTCAAGTACAG GCAAAAGAGCCTGTCTCTGACAAAAAGGACCCTGAAGCTCCGTCACCAACTCTTGCTTCAACCACCTCTGTAAAGACCCCTGACCTGACCCCCAGCCCTGGGGGAGCTTCTGTACCCAGTGGGTCTGTTCCTGTGTGTATGTCTGCCCCAGGGACACCTATGACGACCCCCCTGTCCTCAATGCCCCCTTCCCCTGCCAGCACTCTCTCAG CAGTTTCATCCTCTCCCTCTACTCCAAAGCAGTCCCCAGGTCTGAAATCTGATGCCCCTTCCTCTGGCCCTACTCTGGAACCTATCACCCCCATACTGCCACCCAAAGGCAAAA AAGAAAAGAAGAGCCGTAAGCAGTCTTTTTCCCCTGTTGGTCTCTCGGATGCAGGAGAAAATTCGGCAAGGAAGAGGAGTAAGTCCACAGAGAAGGGAGCTAAATCTGAACAGCCTCAGTCGTCTAGGAAACGGAGCAAGTCCATCAATGAGAAAG TGAACTACATCCTGGTCCCTGAGACTGCCCTACCACCCAAGGCCTTCGTCATTGAGCCGGAACACAACCACTACAAGTGTACGTATGAGAACTGTAACAAGGCCTTCCGTAAGGAGAGCCTGCTGGAATCCCACATCAAGTTCTACCACTCGGTGGAGGGCAAACATCCTCAAAACCCGCCTCGAAAACGACGCAAGACCTCCAGCATCT GTTCTACAGACTCTGACATCTCTGTCACCACCAGACAGCGGTACCCCTCCACCAGCTCCCTGGGTCGGCCGGCAACCACTGTAGAGGGCACCACTGAGGTTGCCATCACTGACCTGATAGAGCAGGAGGAACAGGGCCTGACCGATG ctGCTGCCTATAAATTGAGTGACAAGTCTCACACCTTTGGTCAGGAGGTCACGATTGCCGAGGAATCGATGGAGATGGAGTTTGAGGACACGCTCAGTAAGGACGAGGTCGTCAACTGTATCTGTCGATTTAATGAAGAAAATGGACTTATGATCCAG TGTGATGTCTGTCTGTGCTGGCAACATGCAGCCTGCTTTGAAATCACAGAGGACACGTTGCCCAAAAAGTACATCTGCTTTGTCTGTGAAAATCCCCCAG GTATCCGAGACAGCCGCCGGTTCATGCATGACCAGGATTGGCTGAAACTGGGTCACATGGCCCATTTTGGGTTTTTACCCAATCAGGAGGAGGACGAGGGTTGCTGCCGGACGGTCCAGGCCACACACGGTCTAGTCGGGGATGTCCACAATGTGTCAGCAGTGCTCCACGGCCTCAAACAACAGCTACAGACTGCCAG GCGGAAGGACCAGAAAGACCCAATGCTTCAGATGTGGCTACAGGACTTGGATAATGTGAACTTTGACCCCATAGAGCATGAGGATGAGAGTGAAGGTGAAGAGATGGCCATTGATAGGTCCAATTCTGTTGAAAATTCCAAACAACAGGATAATTCTGACTCGGAGAAAAAACCTGAGATCGAAACAGAAactgaagaaaacaaaactgagATTGATGTGGGTGATAGTACAGATAACAACACTATAACAAAGTCAGAGGAGGAGCAGGGAACCAGCACAAAGATTGTGAAGGAAGGCGAACCAGAAAAGCAAGAGGCTGAAGTGGGGAATGTGAAAGAAATTACTGACAACTCTGAAAAATCGACTGATGTTCCAAATCAAGAAAATAAATCTGATCAAGAGCACTCAGATGAAAGTGTTAAGAATTCCGAACAGCTGACTGTTTCAAGAGATAATAATTTACCTAGTGAACAAACAGAACAAAATACTTCAAACACTGTGACCCCAAAGGAAGGTCCTGAGAATGATGGAGTGAACCGTGCTACGTCCAGTGGTGACAGTGGAGGACGGGCCAGATGTCCTGAGGATGATGGAGACCACACAGTGAACAATCAAACAGGAAAACCAGGTGACCAGAAAGACTCCATGGAAACAGAGGGACTGATTGGGCCAGACATAGATCTACCCCTGGAGGCAGCTCTGAGTTCAGAGGTCAGAGTGGAGGACATGTCTGACCTTCTGGACAGTGTAGAAGTCGTTAAGGAGGATCCATTCAAACACTGCGAGAGAAACTTACTGGAGCACATTCTACGCGTCCAAACAGAGATAGAGCAGCGACTGGACCACATCGAGGAGCAGGTCTCGG ctCTGGAGTCTGCCGATACCAACTTCTCCCCCTCGGGATCATCCGATCGGGATCTGTTGTCCGATGTCCCTAACCTGAAGAAGACGTTATATCTACTGCAGCACGACTTGGTCAGGGTCCAGAGAATGGCCGCCTACCACAGATAG